A region of Periplaneta americana isolate PAMFEO1 chromosome 16, P.americana_PAMFEO1_priV1, whole genome shotgun sequence DNA encodes the following proteins:
- the LOC138716283 gene encoding rab-like protein 3 isoform X2: protein MAAIDKVKVIVVGDSGVGKSSLTHLICHHQPISNPSWTVGCSVEVKLHEYKEGTPHQKTYFIELWDIGGSSSHRNTRSVFYNPTHGIILVHDLTNRKSQQNLQKWLAEVINKDGSSKSRQSSFDDFDPEQFVGSTQIPILVIGTKFDLSEEVRTHSHRRSSTIAEECGADEIFLDCQQARSLAAGSSSAVKLSRFFDKVIERRYHCRDGGTPFSDRRRTLGAMNSKFYHND from the exons ATGGCTGCAATTGATAAAGTGAAAGTTATTGTTGTAGGAGACTCGG GTGTTGGAAAATCTTCACTTACTCATCTAATATGTCATCATCAGCCTATTAGTAATCCCTCCTGGACAGTTGGATGTTCAGTGGAAGTGAAACTTCATGAATATAAAGAAGGAACACCTCATCAGAAGACTTATTTCATTGAACTGTGGGACATTGGAGGAAGCAGCAGTCACAGAAATACTCGCTCTGTCTTCTACAACCCAACTCATG GTATCATATTAGTTCATGATCTTACAAATCGGAAGTCTCAGCAGAATTTACAGAAGTGGTTAGCTGAAGTTATTAATAAGGACGGGAGTTCCAAGTCACGACAGTCAAGTTTTGATGACTTCGATCCAGAACAGTTTGTTGGATCAACACAG ATACCAATTCTTGTTATTGGAACGAAATTTGACCTGTCAGAAGAAGTGAGGACTCATTCTCACAGACGATCTTCTACTATTGCTGAGGAATGTGGTGCTGATGAAATTTTTCTG gaTTGCCAACAGGCTCGTTCATTAGCTGCTGGATCAAGTTCTGCTGTCAAGTTAAGCCGCTTTTTTGATAAAGTAATTGAAAGAAGATATCATTGCCGTGATGGTGGTACTCCTTTCTCAGACAGAAGACGAACACTAGGAGCAATGAATTCAAAGTTCTATCACAATgattaa
- the LOC138716283 gene encoding rab-like protein 3 isoform X1 → MIFPILIVGKPIIFLLHFISLGVGKSSLTHLICHHQPISNPSWTVGCSVEVKLHEYKEGTPHQKTYFIELWDIGGSSSHRNTRSVFYNPTHGIILVHDLTNRKSQQNLQKWLAEVINKDGSSKSRQSSFDDFDPEQFVGSTQIPILVIGTKFDLSEEVRTHSHRRSSTIAEECGADEIFLDCQQARSLAAGSSSAVKLSRFFDKVIERRYHCRDGGTPFSDRRRTLGAMNSKFYHND, encoded by the exons atgatttttcctattttaattgtAGGAAaacctataatttttttattacattttatttcattag GTGTTGGAAAATCTTCACTTACTCATCTAATATGTCATCATCAGCCTATTAGTAATCCCTCCTGGACAGTTGGATGTTCAGTGGAAGTGAAACTTCATGAATATAAAGAAGGAACACCTCATCAGAAGACTTATTTCATTGAACTGTGGGACATTGGAGGAAGCAGCAGTCACAGAAATACTCGCTCTGTCTTCTACAACCCAACTCATG GTATCATATTAGTTCATGATCTTACAAATCGGAAGTCTCAGCAGAATTTACAGAAGTGGTTAGCTGAAGTTATTAATAAGGACGGGAGTTCCAAGTCACGACAGTCAAGTTTTGATGACTTCGATCCAGAACAGTTTGTTGGATCAACACAG ATACCAATTCTTGTTATTGGAACGAAATTTGACCTGTCAGAAGAAGTGAGGACTCATTCTCACAGACGATCTTCTACTATTGCTGAGGAATGTGGTGCTGATGAAATTTTTCTG gaTTGCCAACAGGCTCGTTCATTAGCTGCTGGATCAAGTTCTGCTGTCAAGTTAAGCCGCTTTTTTGATAAAGTAATTGAAAGAAGATATCATTGCCGTGATGGTGGTACTCCTTTCTCAGACAGAAGACGAACACTAGGAGCAATGAATTCAAAGTTCTATCACAATgattaa
- the TfIIEalpha gene encoding general transcription factor IIE subunit 1, translating into MGEERLVTEVPSSLKQLARLVVRGFYTIEDALIVDMLVRNPCMKEDDICELLKFERKMLRARISTLRSDKFIQVRLKMETGLDGKAQKVNYYFINYKTFVNVVKYKLDLMRKRMETEERDATSRASFKCPSCCKTFTDLEADQLFDMSTQEFRCTFCREVVEEDQSALPKKDSRLLLAKFNEQLEPLYILLREVEGIKLAPEILEPEPVDISTIRGLENKKPTGLGLRPPGENWSGEATRTQGFAVEETRVDVTIGDENVQDQTTARKERPIWMTESTIIAPDAVMNTTPSASLVPGLETTVPEKVSAGAKSQEDIMSVLLAHEKRGSGAIGSTAAAVKAVIPGQADSASESSGEEDFKELDASEPAEIETMDSDDDELIPVVSVGDRSVPVTEVNDTLIAQMTPAEKEAYIQVYQEYYSHMYD; encoded by the exons ATGGGTGAAGAGAGGCTAGTCACAGAAGTCCCAAGCAGCCTTAAGCAACTTGCTCGACTGGTTGTTCGAGGGTTTTACACAATAGAGGATGCTTTAATTGTTGATATGCTAGTTCGGAACCCGT GTATGAAAGAAGATGACATCTGTGAACTTctgaaatttgaacgtaaaatGTTAAGAGCCCGAATTTCAACCTTACGCAGTGACAAATTCATACAGGTTCGGTTGAAGATGGAGACAGGACTGGATGGCAAAGCACAAAAAGtgaattactattttattaattacaag acttttgtaaatgtagtgaaataTAAATTGGATTTAATGAGGAAAAGAATGGAGACAGAAGAACGAGATGCCACGAGTAGAGCCAGTTTCAAATGTCCGTCTTGCTGCAAAACATTCACAGATCTCGAG GCTGATCAATTATTTGACATGTCAACACAAGAGTTCCGATGCACTTTTTGTCGAGAAGTGGTAGAAGAGGACCAGTCAGCTTTACCCAAAAAGGATTCAAGGCTTTTACTAGCCAAATTCAATGAACAACTAGAACCATTGTATATTTTACTAAGGGAAGTCGAAGGTATAAAATTAGCACCAGAAATTCTGGAACCAGAACCTGTGGACATCAGTACAATAAGAGG ATTGGAGAATAAAAAGCCAACTGGCCTTGGACTTCGGCCACCTGGTGAGAACTGGTCTGGTGAAGCAACAAGGACGCAAGGTTTCGCAGTTGAAGAGACGCGTGTTGATGTTACGATTGGTGATGAGAATGTCCAAGATCAAACAACTGCCAGGAAGGAACGGCCAATTTGGATGACCGAGAGTACAATCATCGCCCCTGATGCAGTTATG AATACTACGCCAAGTGCCAGCTTGGTGCCTGGCTTAGAAACAACGGTTCCAGAAAAGGTTAGCGCTGGTGCTAAGAGCCAAGAGGACATCATGTCTGTGCTACTTGCCCATGAGAAGAGAGGCAGTGGTGCTATAGGATCAACAGCTGCAGCGGTAAAAGCTGTGATTCCAGGACAGGCTGACAGCGCCAGCGAATCTAGCGGAGAAGAGGATTTCAAGGAGCTGGATGCCTCAGAACCTG CTGAGATTGAAACCATGGATTCTGATGATGACGAACTCATTCCAGTGGTGTCAGTTGGTGATAGGAGTGTCCCAGTGACAGAAGTGAACGATACACTTATTGCACAAATGACTCCTGCAGAAAAAGAAGCATACATTCAAGTTTACCAGGAGTACTACTCCCATATGTACGATTAG